One window of Globicephala melas chromosome 2, mGloMel1.2, whole genome shotgun sequence genomic DNA carries:
- the INAFM2 gene encoding putative transmembrane protein INAFM2 — protein sequence MKERDAAPAERGKPATYTGDKKAKMAAKTNKKWVRLATVFAYVLSVSLAAIVLAVYYSLIWQPVGAGTSGGAAGPPPGGSNATGPSGTSGAAAAAGPNTTGSSRREAPRDAPPLQAARPVSPEPSADRPLAGPLEQPQGAEEDEKEAAAAPGSR from the coding sequence ATGAAGGAGCGCGACGCGGCCCCGGCCGAGCGGGGCAAGCCGGCCACCTACACCGGGGACAAGAAGGCGAAGATGGCGGCCAAGACCAACAAGAAGTGGGTTCGACTCGCCACCGTGTTCGCTTACGTGCTCTCGGTGTCGCTGGCCGCCATCGTGCTCGCCGTCTACTACAGCCTCATCTGGCAGCCGGTGGGCGCCGGGACCTCGGGAGGAGCCGCCGGCCCGCCCCCCGGCGGCTCCAACGCCACCGGCCCGTCCGGGACTTCAggggcggcggctgcggcggggCCCAACACCACGGGGTCGTCCCGCCGCGAGGCGCCGCGCGACGCGCCCCCGCTGCAGGCGGCGCGGCCCGTGTCTCCTGAGCCTTCTGCCGACAGACCCCTGGCCGGGCCGCTGGAGCAGCCGCAGGGGGCCGAGGAGGACGAGAAGGAAGCGGCGGCGGCGCCCGGGAGTCGTTGA